One segment of Niveibacterium microcysteis DNA contains the following:
- the rfbG gene encoding CDP-glucose 4,6-dehydratase, whose protein sequence is MSVWQNRRVLITGHTGFKGGWLSLWLAQLGARLTGYSLPAPTSPSLYNVGRVSSVFSGEAIADIRDLESVRSTFAACAPEVVFHLAAQPLVRASYADPLGTLSTNVMGLANVLDVARQTESVRAIVVVTSDKCYQNREWDWSYRESDHLGGHDPYSASKAAAEIVTAAWRDSFGGPAIASARAGNVIGGGDWASDRIVPDALHAFSKQETLQLRRPGAVRPWQHVLEPLQGYILLAERLQAGDKVEGAWNFGPDEQDCITVGELCRRLAERQPEPVAIEHGADASLHEAGLLKLDSARARNQLGWHPRWRLDTALDATVEWHRQWLANADMQHTTLEQIAAYQSA, encoded by the coding sequence ATGAGTGTCTGGCAGAACCGCCGTGTGCTGATCACCGGCCACACTGGATTCAAGGGTGGCTGGCTTTCGCTTTGGCTCGCTCAATTGGGGGCACGGCTCACCGGCTACAGCCTGCCGGCACCGACCTCCCCGTCGCTGTACAACGTAGGGAGGGTATCGTCGGTCTTCAGCGGCGAGGCCATTGCAGATATCCGCGATCTGGAGTCGGTCCGCTCGACTTTCGCTGCCTGCGCCCCGGAAGTGGTCTTTCATCTCGCGGCGCAACCCCTGGTACGGGCCAGCTACGCGGACCCGCTGGGCACGCTGTCGACCAACGTAATGGGGCTTGCAAACGTACTGGATGTGGCGCGCCAGACCGAATCGGTACGCGCGATCGTGGTCGTCACCAGCGACAAGTGCTACCAGAACCGGGAATGGGACTGGAGCTACCGCGAGAGCGACCACCTCGGCGGGCACGACCCCTACAGCGCAAGCAAGGCGGCCGCAGAGATCGTTACCGCCGCGTGGCGCGATTCATTCGGCGGGCCCGCCATCGCCAGCGCGCGAGCCGGCAATGTGATCGGTGGCGGCGACTGGGCCAGCGACCGCATCGTGCCGGATGCGCTGCACGCGTTTTCGAAGCAAGAAACCCTGCAACTGCGGCGCCCTGGCGCAGTGCGCCCTTGGCAACACGTGCTCGAACCCCTTCAAGGTTATATCCTCTTGGCCGAACGGCTGCAGGCCGGCGACAAGGTCGAGGGCGCATGGAATTTCGGGCCCGACGAGCAGGACTGCATCACCGTGGGCGAACTGTGCCGACGTCTGGCTGAGCGCCAGCCCGAACCAGTTGCTATCGAGCATGGTGCCGACGCCTCGCTGCATGAAGCCGGCCTTCTGAAGCTCGACAGTGCGCGCGCCCGGAACCAGCTGGGCTGGCATCCGCGCTGGCGGCTGGATACGGCCCTCGACGCCACCGTGGAGTGGCACCGTCAGTGGCTCGCAAATGCAGACATGCAACACACCACGCTTGAACAGATTGCTGCCTACCAATCCGCATGA
- the rfbH gene encoding lipopolysaccharide biosynthesis protein RfbH, giving the protein MTDHSLDAERAALLDAVGRYALKALRQADFVPGVTPVPPSGKVIGAQELISMTDAVLDGWLTTGRFNEQFEQALAKRLGVAYVLTTNSGSSSNLLAFSALTSPLLGERAIRPGDEVITVAAGFPTTVNPIIQNGAVPVFVDVELPTYNIDVTQLDDALSEKTRAVMIAHTLGNPFNLAEVRAFCDKHQLWLVEDCCDALGSRYDNRQVGSFGDIGTLSFYPAHHITTGEGGAVFTSNPVLKRALESFRDWGRDCYCAPGRDNTCGRRFCWKLGELPEGYDHKYTYSHLGYNLKMTDMQAACGVAQLARLDDFIAARRHNFARLHERLQACSDALLLPEATPNSSPAWFGFPITLKDTAATTRNDLIAYLDEHKIGTRLLFGGNLTRQPYMIGRNFRTVGALPNTDRIMHNTFWVGVWPGLSDAHVDYIADTIAAWFGVGL; this is encoded by the coding sequence ATGACAGATCATTCACTCGACGCTGAACGCGCTGCACTGCTCGACGCCGTTGGCCGCTACGCGCTGAAGGCGCTCAGGCAGGCGGATTTTGTGCCGGGCGTGACACCGGTACCGCCTTCAGGCAAGGTTATCGGCGCCCAAGAGCTGATCAGCATGACTGACGCGGTGCTGGACGGCTGGCTCACCACTGGCCGTTTCAACGAGCAATTCGAACAGGCGCTCGCAAAACGCCTGGGTGTCGCGTATGTGCTGACGACCAATTCGGGCTCGTCCTCGAATCTGCTCGCGTTTTCCGCGCTCACCTCGCCCCTGCTCGGCGAACGGGCCATCCGTCCGGGCGACGAAGTGATCACGGTCGCTGCCGGCTTCCCGACCACGGTTAACCCGATCATCCAGAATGGCGCCGTGCCGGTCTTCGTGGATGTCGAGTTGCCCACCTACAACATCGATGTCACCCAGCTCGACGACGCGCTGTCGGAAAAGACCCGTGCGGTGATGATTGCCCACACGCTGGGCAACCCCTTCAATCTGGCGGAGGTGCGAGCGTTCTGCGACAAGCACCAGCTCTGGCTTGTCGAAGACTGCTGCGACGCGCTCGGCTCCCGCTACGACAACCGGCAGGTAGGCAGCTTCGGCGATATCGGCACGCTCAGCTTCTACCCCGCGCATCACATCACCACTGGCGAGGGTGGCGCAGTATTCACCAGCAACCCGGTGCTCAAGCGCGCGCTCGAATCCTTCCGCGACTGGGGTCGCGACTGCTACTGCGCGCCCGGCCGCGACAATACCTGTGGTCGTCGCTTCTGCTGGAAGCTGGGCGAACTGCCCGAAGGCTACGACCACAAGTACACCTATAGTCACCTGGGCTACAACCTGAAGATGACCGACATGCAGGCAGCTTGCGGTGTAGCGCAGCTCGCGCGGCTGGACGACTTCATCGCCGCACGCAGGCACAACTTCGCCCGCCTGCATGAACGCTTGCAGGCGTGCAGCGACGCGCTGCTGCTCCCGGAAGCCACGCCCAATTCGTCACCGGCCTGGTTCGGGTTTCCGATCACGCTGAAGGACACCGCAGCAACGACGCGCAACGACCTCATCGCGTATCTGGACGAGCACAAGATCGGCACACGTCTGCTCTTCGGCGGCAACCTTACGCGCCAGCCCTATATGATCGGACGCAACTTCCGCACCGTGGGCGCGCTGCCGAACACCGACCGCATCATGCACAACACATTCTGGGTGGGCGTCTGGCCGGGGCTGAGCGATGCCCACGTTGACTACATCGCAGACACGATTGCGGCCTGGTTCGGTGTCGGCCTGTGA
- a CDS encoding NAD-dependent epimerase/dehydratase family protein: protein MLSATPKPRIALVTGATGYLGRHLVARLAAAGWTVHALTRAQPNDVQLAPHWHSLDGTTERVCEILAAIQPDVVFHLAAEVRHSHDVGDITPMVTAGVLFGTQVLEAMRQAGVTRIISAGTYWQHHENRPYNPYCLYAALKQAFADVLSGYTELYGIKAVTLELADVYGPDDPRPKLINQLADALLHDRPIDLSPGEQYVDLVHVHDVCDAFIQAATLMEGRQPGTHAALGVSSAAAITLQTLAERLSTLSGHTLHARWGARPYRPRETMQPWRPDNPLPGWSPQIPLETGLLALLKARGLNA, encoded by the coding sequence ATGCTGTCCGCGACGCCCAAACCCCGCATAGCATTGGTCACCGGCGCGACCGGTTACCTGGGGCGCCATTTGGTCGCTCGCCTTGCTGCGGCAGGCTGGACGGTACACGCGCTGACGCGCGCACAGCCGAACGACGTACAGCTCGCGCCCCATTGGCACAGCCTTGATGGCACCACCGAGCGCGTCTGCGAGATCCTTGCGGCGATACAGCCAGACGTCGTCTTTCACCTCGCCGCGGAGGTACGCCACAGCCACGATGTCGGAGACATCACGCCGATGGTGACGGCGGGCGTGCTGTTCGGAACCCAGGTTCTGGAGGCCATGCGGCAAGCCGGTGTCACGCGGATCATCAGCGCCGGCACTTACTGGCAGCACCATGAGAATCGGCCCTACAACCCGTACTGCCTCTATGCAGCCTTGAAGCAGGCGTTCGCCGACGTGCTCAGCGGCTATACCGAGCTTTACGGAATCAAGGCCGTAACGCTCGAACTCGCCGACGTTTACGGGCCGGACGATCCCCGCCCCAAGCTTATCAATCAGTTAGCGGATGCACTGCTGCACGACAGGCCCATCGACCTCAGCCCGGGCGAGCAGTACGTCGATCTGGTGCACGTCCACGACGTCTGCGATGCATTCATCCAGGCGGCCACGCTAATGGAAGGAAGGCAGCCGGGCACGCACGCTGCGTTGGGTGTTTCCTCGGCCGCAGCGATCACCTTGCAGACGCTGGCCGAAAGGCTATCCACGCTTTCCGGGCACACGCTGCACGCGCGCTGGGGCGCACGCCCTTATCGCCCGAGGGAGACGATGCAGCCTTGGCGTCCAGACAATCCCTTGCCCGGCTGGTCGCCGCAGATTCCCCTTGAAACAGGCCTGCTGGCCCTGCTCAAAGCGCGAGGGCTGAACGCATGA
- a CDS encoding GDP-L-fucose synthase family protein, translated as MTTTLNATSSRTFIAGHRGLLGSALVRAATTNSTLILPTRDALDLRDAADVEHFMQAERPTRVILAAARVGGIHANSTYPVEFLADNLAIYTNVIESARRAGVERLIFVGSNCSYPRSAPQPIAEASLFQGEVEPTNSAFAMAKLAAIELCRACNQQYGTRYLAVMPTSLYGPGDNYDPANSHVAAAMIRRFVQAAKDRTPVETIWGSGSPLRELLYVDDCAAAIHLLADLPDAQFDALLAASRYPVINIGGGTEVSILKLAQKVADIVGYTGEIRTDPAKPDGVPRKLLDNSRMAALGWQAKVSLDEGLRLALADYRARYPAND; from the coding sequence ATGACCACCACGTTGAACGCAACTTCCAGTAGAACCTTCATTGCGGGCCATCGTGGCTTGCTGGGCAGCGCACTGGTGCGCGCAGCAACCACCAACAGCACTTTGATCCTGCCCACACGCGATGCGCTCGATTTGCGCGACGCGGCCGATGTGGAGCACTTCATGCAAGCAGAGCGCCCAACCCGCGTGATCCTTGCGGCCGCCCGTGTTGGTGGCATCCACGCGAATTCCACCTACCCGGTCGAGTTCCTTGCCGACAACCTCGCGATCTATACCAACGTAATCGAGTCGGCGCGGCGTGCCGGCGTGGAACGTCTGATCTTCGTGGGGTCGAATTGCTCTTACCCGCGATCTGCCCCGCAACCGATTGCCGAAGCCAGTCTGTTCCAGGGCGAAGTGGAGCCCACGAATTCGGCCTTCGCCATGGCCAAGCTGGCGGCAATAGAACTCTGCCGTGCCTGCAACCAGCAGTACGGCACGCGCTACCTCGCGGTCATGCCGACCAGCCTGTACGGCCCGGGCGACAACTACGACCCGGCGAACTCGCATGTCGCCGCCGCGATGATCCGGCGCTTCGTCCAAGCGGCGAAAGACCGCACGCCGGTGGAGACCATCTGGGGGTCTGGTTCGCCCTTGCGCGAACTCCTCTACGTGGATGACTGCGCCGCTGCGATTCACCTTCTTGCCGATCTGCCGGACGCGCAATTCGACGCCCTGCTCGCCGCCAGCCGCTACCCGGTGATCAACATCGGCGGCGGCACGGAAGTCTCCATCCTCAAGCTGGCGCAGAAAGTTGCCGATATCGTGGGTTATACGGGCGAGATTCGTACCGACCCTGCGAAACCGGACGGCGTGCCGCGCAAGCTGCTCGACAATTCCCGGATGGCTGCGCTGGGTTGGCAAGCGAAAGTCTCGCTCGATGAGGGACTGCGACTTGCGCTGGCGGACTATCGGGCCCGCTACCCGGCAAACGACTGA
- a CDS encoding DegT/DnrJ/EryC1/StrS family aminotransferase produces the protein MYYELAANTWGAEEIAALHRVIDSGMFTMGENVRRFEEAFAARFGKRHAVMVNSGSSANLVGVAALSFKQDKPLQRGDEIIVPAISWSTTFHPLQQYGLKLRFVDVDLQTLNIDVSKLEAALTPKTRAVMAVSILGNPAELPTLRAFCDKHGLYLFEDNCESMDAKVDGRFTGTFGDINTFSFFFSHHISTMEGGMILTDDDELFALCRAIRNHGWTRDQPAGSKLFERRDDDFFEAYRFVVPGYNVRPLELSGAVGLEQLHKLDGFTAERRANARHFQSLFANDERFIIQRENGESSWFSFTLILNPELDLDRRHVMRSMKDADIGFRIITGGNFLRHDAIKYYDYDCVGEIVNANTAHDRGFFVGNHPFDLRDRIDTLQRVLDTATR, from the coding sequence ATGTATTACGAACTGGCAGCAAACACCTGGGGCGCCGAGGAAATCGCGGCGCTCCACCGCGTCATCGACAGCGGCATGTTCACGATGGGCGAGAACGTGCGCCGCTTCGAGGAGGCTTTCGCCGCGCGCTTTGGCAAGCGCCATGCGGTGATGGTCAACTCGGGCTCATCGGCCAACCTGGTCGGCGTCGCCGCGCTCTCATTCAAGCAGGACAAGCCCTTGCAGCGTGGCGACGAGATCATCGTGCCCGCGATTTCGTGGTCGACCACCTTTCACCCGCTGCAGCAATACGGCCTAAAGCTACGTTTTGTCGACGTCGACCTGCAGACGCTGAACATCGACGTCAGCAAGCTCGAAGCCGCGCTGACACCGAAGACGCGCGCGGTAATGGCGGTAAGCATCCTCGGCAACCCGGCTGAACTGCCCACCTTGCGGGCTTTCTGCGACAAGCACGGGCTTTACCTGTTCGAGGACAACTGCGAGTCGATGGACGCCAAGGTCGACGGCCGCTTCACCGGCACCTTTGGCGACATCAACACATTCAGTTTCTTCTTCTCGCACCACATCTCGACGATGGAAGGCGGGATGATCCTGACCGACGACGACGAGCTGTTCGCGCTGTGCCGTGCGATTCGCAACCACGGCTGGACACGCGACCAGCCTGCGGGCAGTAAGCTATTCGAGCGCCGTGACGACGACTTTTTCGAGGCCTATCGCTTCGTCGTGCCGGGCTACAACGTGCGGCCGCTAGAACTCTCGGGGGCAGTGGGGCTGGAGCAGCTGCACAAGCTCGACGGCTTTACCGCCGAGCGCCGCGCCAACGCGCGCCACTTCCAGTCGCTCTTCGCAAACGACGAGCGCTTCATTATCCAGCGCGAGAACGGCGAATCGAGCTGGTTCTCCTTCACGCTAATCCTGAACCCGGAGTTGGATCTGGACCGGCGCCATGTGATGCGCTCGATGAAGGACGCGGACATCGGCTTCCGCATCATCACCGGCGGCAACTTCCTGCGCCACGACGCGATCAAGTACTACGACTACGACTGCGTTGGCGAGATCGTCAACGCGAATACCGCCCATGATCGGGGCTTTTTCGTCGGTAACCATCCCTTCGATTTGCGCGATCGTATCGACACACTGCAGCGTGTGCTCGACACCGCAACCCGCTAA
- a CDS encoding NAD-dependent epimerase/dehydratase family protein, protein MKILVTGGAGYIGSVLVPELLAAGHEVTVVDNFMYKQASLGHVCAHPKFDLVRGDVRIENVMKPLIAKADAIIPLAAYVGAPLCARDPVGASSTNHDAIEMMLRHVSQEQRIVMPTTNSAYGTGDENNYCDENSPLKPISLYAIEKVKVEQMLLQHPNAISFRLATVFGMSPRMRIDLLVNDFTYRAVNDRFIVLFEAHFKRNYIHVRDVVRAFIHGFDNFETMRGQIYNMGLSSANISKLELCQRIALQVPDFTFLEAPLGKDPDQRNYIVSNEKVEATGYRTAYTLDDGIRELIKGYQMLKNTQYGNV, encoded by the coding sequence ATGAAGATCCTGGTCACCGGCGGCGCCGGCTACATCGGCTCCGTCCTCGTCCCCGAACTGCTGGCGGCTGGCCACGAAGTCACTGTGGTCGACAATTTCATGTACAAGCAGGCCAGCCTCGGCCATGTCTGCGCGCACCCGAAGTTCGACCTGGTGCGTGGTGATGTGCGCATCGAGAACGTGATGAAGCCGCTGATCGCCAAGGCCGATGCGATCATCCCGCTCGCCGCCTATGTCGGCGCGCCGCTCTGCGCGCGCGACCCGGTCGGCGCTTCGAGCACCAACCACGATGCGATCGAGATGATGCTGCGGCACGTGAGCCAGGAGCAGCGCATCGTGATGCCGACGACGAACTCGGCCTACGGCACCGGCGACGAGAACAACTACTGCGACGAGAACTCACCACTGAAGCCGATCTCGCTCTATGCGATCGAGAAGGTGAAGGTGGAGCAGATGCTGCTGCAACACCCGAATGCGATCAGCTTCCGCCTCGCTACCGTGTTCGGCATGTCGCCGCGCATGCGCATCGACCTGCTGGTGAACGACTTCACTTACCGCGCAGTCAACGACCGCTTCATCGTGCTGTTCGAAGCCCACTTCAAGCGCAACTACATTCACGTTCGCGATGTAGTGCGTGCCTTCATCCACGGCTTCGACAACTTCGAAACGATGCGCGGCCAGATCTACAACATGGGGCTTTCCAGCGCGAACATTTCCAAACTGGAACTCTGCCAGCGCATCGCACTGCAGGTGCCGGACTTCACCTTCCTCGAAGCGCCGCTCGGCAAAGACCCGGATCAGCGCAACTACATCGTCTCGAACGAAAAGGTCGAGGCCACCGGTTACCGCACCGCCTACACACTCGACGACGGCATCCGCGAGCTGATCAAGGGCTACCAGATGCTGAAGAACACGCAGTACGGCAATGTCTGA
- a CDS encoding NUDIX hydrolase, whose product MSDTPITLLARKEIAQNTVYRVCFDHIRSSNGEEVGSFLAVVPKALGADQLGGVCVLPLAVGKVGLLKVWRHPLGRSGYEIPRGFIDEGESALAAAQRELVEETGIVIDAAHLEPLGYFTPEAALLQARVALFVAHLPGAFGAAGPEMGHTGFDWLPEAEVREMLARGEIEDPATNIAWLRYSLNKGGQHG is encoded by the coding sequence ATGTCTGACACGCCGATCACCCTCCTCGCTCGCAAGGAGATCGCGCAGAACACGGTGTACCGCGTCTGCTTCGATCACATCCGCAGCTCCAACGGGGAGGAGGTCGGCAGTTTTCTGGCGGTGGTACCCAAGGCGCTCGGCGCGGACCAGCTCGGCGGCGTGTGCGTGCTGCCGCTGGCGGTTGGCAAGGTAGGCCTGCTGAAGGTGTGGCGTCACCCGCTCGGTCGCAGCGGTTACGAAATCCCGCGCGGATTCATCGACGAGGGCGAATCGGCACTCGCCGCCGCGCAGCGCGAACTGGTGGAAGAAACCGGCATCGTCATCGACGCCGCACACCTGGAACCGCTCGGCTACTTCACACCCGAGGCCGCGCTGCTGCAGGCGCGCGTGGCGCTATTCGTTGCGCACCTGCCGGGAGCCTTCGGCGCGGCCGGCCCGGAAATGGGCCACACCGGATTCGACTGGCTGCCCGAAGCCGAGGTACGCGAAATGCTCGCCCGCGGCGAGATCGAAGACCCAGCCACCAACATCGCGTGGCTGCGCTACTCGCTGAACAAAGGAGGCCAGCATGGCTGA
- a CDS encoding B12-binding domain-containing radical SAM protein: MADTIDVLLINPGDHRGTYQGLGETIAAIEPPVFAGLFATYLRKKGKRVAIYDVPATRESAEQAVTNMLAQYAPKLVVLVVYGLQPSASTQNMPSAGKIARLIKAQSAVPVMMTGTHPAALPDLTMREEQVDFVCSLEGPVTILKTIDALDAGTTDFSDIPSLWWKRGKLVMAPQSAEALVADLDTEMPGIAWDLLDMSRYRAHNWHCFDHIDQRTPYASIHTSLGCPFKCNFCCINAPFGKNAYRMWSPETVVAEIDHLVKTYGVKNIKFVDEMFVLNRRHVEGICDLLIERGYDLNIWAYARVDTVKDDMLGKLRAAGFNWLCLGIESGSEHVRDGAEKSFGSDEIIDIVRKIQAHGIRVMGNYIFGLPDDTHESMQATLDLALELNCEFANFYSAMAYPGSQLYTMAKREGIALPPHWGAYSQHAWDTMPLANKALSAAEILAFRDEAFNTYFSSSRYRSMVLEKFGQQVLDHLDEVLSIKLRRKLLEEAPATA, from the coding sequence ATGGCTGACACCATCGACGTCCTGCTGATCAACCCGGGCGATCATCGCGGCACCTATCAGGGCTTGGGCGAGACCATCGCCGCGATCGAGCCGCCGGTATTCGCCGGCCTCTTTGCGACCTACCTGCGCAAGAAAGGCAAGCGCGTCGCGATCTACGATGTGCCAGCCACCCGCGAATCGGCCGAGCAGGCTGTCACGAACATGCTGGCGCAGTACGCGCCGAAGCTGGTGGTGCTGGTGGTGTACGGCCTGCAGCCCTCCGCCTCGACGCAGAACATGCCGTCGGCCGGCAAGATCGCGCGGCTGATCAAGGCACAGTCGGCGGTGCCGGTGATGATGACCGGCACGCACCCGGCCGCCCTGCCTGACCTGACGATGCGTGAAGAGCAGGTCGACTTTGTCTGCAGTCTGGAAGGCCCGGTCACAATCCTGAAGACCATCGACGCGCTCGATGCGGGCACGACCGACTTCTCGGACATCCCCTCGCTTTGGTGGAAGCGCGGCAAGCTGGTGATGGCGCCGCAATCGGCCGAAGCGCTGGTCGCCGACCTTGACACCGAGATGCCCGGCATCGCCTGGGATCTGCTCGACATGTCGCGCTACCGGGCACACAACTGGCACTGTTTCGACCACATCGACCAGCGCACGCCCTACGCCTCGATCCACACCAGCCTCGGTTGCCCGTTCAAGTGCAACTTCTGCTGCATCAACGCACCCTTCGGCAAGAACGCCTACCGCATGTGGAGCCCCGAGACCGTGGTCGCAGAAATCGACCATCTGGTGAAGACCTACGGGGTGAAGAACATCAAGTTCGTCGACGAGATGTTCGTGCTCAACCGCCGTCACGTCGAAGGCATCTGCGACCTGCTGATCGAACGCGGCTACGACCTCAACATCTGGGCGTATGCGCGTGTCGACACAGTGAAGGACGACATGCTGGGCAAGCTGCGCGCCGCCGGCTTCAACTGGCTGTGCCTGGGCATCGAGAGCGGCAGCGAGCATGTGCGCGACGGCGCCGAGAAGTCTTTCGGCTCCGACGAAATCATCGACATCGTCCGCAAGATCCAGGCCCACGGCATCCGTGTGATGGGCAACTACATCTTCGGCCTGCCGGACGACACGCACGAATCGATGCAGGCCACGCTGGACCTGGCGCTCGAACTCAACTGCGAGTTCGCCAACTTCTACTCGGCGATGGCCTACCCCGGCTCGCAGCTCTACACCATGGCCAAGCGCGAAGGCATCGCCCTGCCGCCTCACTGGGGCGCCTACTCGCAGCACGCGTGGGACACCATGCCGCTCGCCAACAAGGCGCTGAGTGCGGCGGAGATCCTCGCCTTCCGTGACGAGGCCTTCAATACCTATTTCAGCTCGTCGCGCTACCGCAGCATGGTGCTAGAAAAGTTCGGCCAGCAGGTGCTCGACCACCTAGACGAAGTGCTCTCGATCAAGCTGCGTCGCAAGCTGCTCGAAGAAGCGCCGGCCACGGCCTGA
- a CDS encoding transketolase yields the protein MNARAEFHDPATRALLLADKARWVREQTLAIHRRAPETRVASSLSAVELLTVLYYSGIARITPDEPLHAERDRIIISKGHGSICMYPILADCGYFPRAALETVCKPGSFLGGIPDPIIPGYETINGSLGHGLGVGSGTALALRTKGKPQRTFVLLGDGELNEGAVWEAVMFAAHHQLKNLIAMVDCNGRQMLGYTDNVVNLNPLDAKFAAFGWQTHTVEDGHDVAQLLAGFEALLASDSPKPKVLIANTLKGKGVASLEGAALAHVMGVGRAEIDAILGDGGAP from the coding sequence ATGAACGCTCGAGCCGAATTCCACGATCCCGCCACGCGGGCGCTTCTGCTCGCCGACAAGGCACGCTGGGTGCGTGAGCAAACCCTGGCGATCCACCGCCGCGCACCGGAAACCCGCGTCGCATCCTCGCTGTCGGCGGTCGAGTTGCTGACAGTGCTTTACTACAGCGGCATCGCCCGAATCACGCCCGACGAGCCGCTCCACGCCGAGCGCGACCGAATCATTATCAGCAAGGGCCACGGATCAATCTGCATGTACCCGATCCTCGCCGATTGCGGCTACTTCCCACGCGCGGCGCTGGAAACTGTGTGCAAACCGGGCAGCTTCCTCGGCGGCATTCCGGACCCGATCATCCCCGGCTACGAGACGATCAACGGATCGCTCGGCCACGGCCTCGGCGTGGGTAGCGGCACCGCGCTGGCACTGCGCACCAAGGGCAAGCCACAGCGGACCTTTGTGCTGCTTGGCGACGGCGAACTCAACGAAGGCGCGGTGTGGGAAGCAGTGATGTTCGCCGCGCACCACCAGCTGAAGAACCTGATCGCGATGGTCGATTGCAACGGCCGCCAGATGCTCGGCTACACCGACAACGTCGTGAACCTGAACCCGCTCGATGCCAAGTTCGCCGCCTTCGGCTGGCAAACGCATACCGTCGAAGACGGCCACGACGTCGCACAGCTGCTCGCCGGTTTCGAGGCGCTGCTCGCCTCCGATTCGCCCAAGCCGAAAGTGCTGATCGCCAATACGCTCAAGGGCAAGGGCGTCGCATCGCTCGAAGGCGCAGCACTGGCCCATGTGATGGGGGTCGGCCGCGCGGAGATCGACGCGATCCTCGGCGATGGAGGTGCGCCATGA
- a CDS encoding transketolase family protein, with amino-acid sequence MKTTMRDTFLATVLEEMRASPDIVLLSADFGAPAIDAIRAEFPDRFVNVGIAEQNLINLATGFALEGFRVIGYAIAPFITMRCFEQIRVSLAILSQLRPMNVTLVGVGAGFSYDVSGPTHHCIEDLAVMSALPNLSVYSLSDHTQAPLFAKHCLAKPGIKYLRFDAKPHEPVCDAGNDGLIERGFRVLNAGRDLAIVSTGYMSHVAWSLLPELRAEGIDPLLIDLVAYNCVDIAALEAELAHVPRTLLLQEAVLDRSIENTLRRMAGGRLEAMGVGDRYIFEIGSRDQIHDAAGIGRAQVLDRILQHHAALA; translated from the coding sequence ATGAAGACCACGATGCGCGACACCTTCCTTGCGACGGTGCTCGAAGAAATGCGGGCTTCGCCCGATATCGTGCTGCTGTCGGCCGACTTCGGCGCCCCGGCGATCGACGCAATCCGCGCCGAGTTCCCGGACCGCTTCGTCAACGTCGGCATCGCCGAGCAGAACCTGATCAACCTCGCGACCGGTTTCGCGCTCGAGGGCTTCCGAGTGATCGGCTATGCGATCGCCCCGTTCATCACGATGCGCTGCTTCGAGCAGATCAGGGTGAGCCTCGCGATCCTGTCGCAACTGCGGCCGATGAACGTGACGCTGGTTGGTGTTGGCGCAGGCTTCAGCTACGACGTTTCCGGCCCGACACATCACTGCATCGAAGACCTCGCGGTGATGTCGGCGCTGCCGAACCTGTCGGTGTATTCGCTCAGCGACCACACCCAGGCGCCACTGTTTGCAAAGCACTGTCTCGCCAAGCCAGGCATCAAATACTTGCGCTTCGACGCCAAGCCGCACGAGCCGGTGTGCGACGCTGGCAACGATGGGCTGATCGAGCGTGGCTTCCGGGTGCTGAACGCCGGTCGCGATCTGGCCATCGTCAGCACCGGCTACATGAGCCATGTCGCATGGAGCCTGCTGCCCGAACTCCGCGCGGAAGGCATCGATCCGCTGCTGATCGATCTCGTCGCCTACAACTGCGTCGACATCGCAGCGCTGGAAGCCGAGCTTGCGCACGTACCACGCACGCTGCTGCTTCAAGAGGCGGTGCTCGATCGCAGCATCGAGAACACGCTGCGACGCATGGCCGGCGGCAGACTCGAAGCGATGGGCGTCGGAGATCGCTACATCTTCGAAATCGGTTCGCGCGACCAGATCCACGACGCTGCCGGCATCGGCCGCGCGCAGGTGCTCGATCGCATCCTGCAACATCACGCCGCGCTCGCCTGA